TGGTTTATTTACATCACCTTCTCTTAATACAGGAGTCATATCTTCTGTTTGAATATCTTGGTTTTTCTCCATAAATTCAGGTGGATAATTTTGATCTATCTCCATAAGTCTTGCAACTTCATCATCATATGCTTTTGTTGGCATAAACGGATTTTCTCTTGCTTCTAAAGAAGCAACCATTAATAGTGATGTAACAATTAAAGATAAAGATTTCATTCTTCTGGCTCCAAATTTTTTAATTCAAAATATTCTTTTTGTAATCTCGCATTACTCTCTTGAAGTCTATTAATTTCACTAATCAAATAAGACCTTTTATTTTTAAGTGATTTATAGACCTCAAAAGAATTTACTCCAAAGAGTAAGTTTGCCACATGATAGCTTAGAAAAAGTGTAATAGCAATAGAAATTATTGCTATTACAGTAAATCGTTTGACTTCTTTACTTATAAAACGATTACTTTTTTCTGCCATATTATTCTACTATTATTTTTTAAAAAAAGGTTGTTTCCCTAAATATTCAGCATATGCTATTTCAGAGCCAATTTCCAATAATCTATTATATTTAGCGATTCTATCACTTCTTGCCGTACTTCCTGTTTTGATTTGTCCACAATTTAAAGCTACTGCAAAATCAGCAATAAAAGCATCTTCTGATTCACCAGATCTATGAGACATAACACAATTATAATTGTTTCTTTGTGCTAATCTAATTGTTTGCATTGTTTCACTAACTGATCCAATTTGGTTTGGTTTGATTAAAATAGAATTTGCAATACCTTTTTGAATCCCTT
This region of Arcobacter sp. F2176 genomic DNA includes:
- a CDS encoding septum formation initiator, translating into MAEKSNRFISKEVKRFTVIAIISIAITLFLSYHVANLLFGVNSFEVYKSLKNKRSYLISEINRLQESNARLQKEYFELKNLEPEE